A single Cucumis melo cultivar AY chromosome 4, USDA_Cmelo_AY_1.0, whole genome shotgun sequence DNA region contains:
- the LOC103486256 gene encoding uncharacterized protein LOC103486256, with protein MNTGKKALKFKPEPAARYNAHASCRNLGKCHLGGVIFGCTKSTIKECLSKQMFGLPSQHFSYVMNIDPGLPLFLFNYSDRKLHGIFEAASSGQMNINTYGWTADGAERTPYPAQVQIIVRRLCQPLLENQFKPIIIDNYYGPNRFWFELDHAQTNKLISLLASQAIAPSVRPSTTNRRPFCTVLPSLETRDGSEKIKPQIMDVQCDLASQEADTIDVTSSLDAGNSAFGAHCDANEVNEEESLLLHKLEQLARNLHASPMLPLTSDTDHTALNKDENLENNDRSVEPIKSKESSVEDFDSSTELPPLIAELVQEIQELRESKAEQTEKIVFLEEKLLIAEGEILELKSLLTLPNSNALEAKRVVEEEQIENSCLDPRESIFLIGGYDGASHLSTLELYDPSRDMIKSLRAMRSVRGYASVAWLNSQLYVLGGGNGCVWYNTVESYNLETDQWTLSPSLNLAKGSLGGVSIGNKLFAIGGGNGIESLSEVEMLDLDLGRWIFTRSMRQRRFAVGAVELNGILYATGGFDGSDYLKSAERFDIREHSWTQIASMNEKRGCHSLVTLNEKLYALGGFDGRSMVSSVEVYDPRMESWIFEEPMERTRGYAAAGVINESIYVIGGLFVDHKILDTVETYKEGYGWQEKTSKVLKKRCFQSAIVL; from the exons ATGAATACAGGAAAGAAGGCTCTAAAGTTCAAACCTGAACCTGCCGCTCGATATAATGCTCACGCATCGTGTAGAAATTTGGGCAAGTGTCACCTTGGAGGCGTAATATTTGGATGCACGAAGAGCACCATAAAGGAATGTCTTTCCAAACAGATGTTTG GCTTGCCTTCTCAACACTTTTCATATGTGATGAACATTGATCCTGGTTTGCCTTTGTTTCTATTCAACTATAGCGACCGAAAATTGCATGGCATCTTTGAGGCCGCTAGTTCAGGTCAGATGAATATCAACACATATGGGTGGACTGCTGATGGCGCAGAGAGAACACCTTATCCAGCTCAG GTTCAAATTATTGTTCGGAGGCTGTGCCAACCTTTGTTAGAAAATCAATTCAAACCTATAATTATCGACAACTACTATGGACCCAATCGTTTCTGGTTTGAGCTCGACCATGCTCAGACAAATAAGTTGATTTCCTTATTAGCATCTCAAGCAATTGCTCCCAGTGTACGACCATCTACAACGAACCGCAGACCTTTCTGTACAGTCCTCCCCTCCTTGGAAACGAGGGATGGAAGTGAAAAGATTAAACCACAAATTATGGACGTGCAATGTGACCTGGCAAGTCAAGAAGCGGACACTATAGATGTTACTTCCTCATTAGATGCAGGAAATAGCGCATTTGGAGCTCACTGTGATGCAAATGAGGTCAATGAAGAGGAGAGCCTACTATTGCATAAACTAGAACAATTGGCTAGAAATCTTCACGCAAGTCCAATGTTGCCTTTAACAAGTGATACAGATCATACTGCCTTAAATAAGGACGAAAATTTGGAGAATAATGATCGTTCTGTTGAACCAATTAAGTCCAAAGAGAGCAGCGTGGAGGACTTTGACTCTTCGACCGAATTGCCGCCTCTAATTGCCGAG TTGGTTCAAGAGATACAAGAGCTAAGGGAATCTAAAGCAGAACAAACTGAGAAAATAGTTTTCTTGGAGGAAAAGCTG TTGATTGCAGAAGGTGAAATCTTGGAGTTGAAGAGTCTTTTGACGTTGCCAAACTCAAATGCACTAGAGGCAAAGAGGGTCGTGGAGGAGGAACAAATTGAAAACTCATGTTTGGATCCTCGTGAATCCATTTTTCTTATTGGAGGATATGATGGTGCATCACACTTGTCGACTTTGGAACTATATGATCCTTCCAGGGATATGATTAAATCTCTCAGGGCAATGAGATCTGTTCGTGGATATGCTTCTGTTGCTTGGTTGAATAGTCAGCTTTATGTTTTGGGTGGTGGTAATGGTTGTGTCTGGTATAACACTG ttgaatcCTATAACCTAGAGACCGATCAGTGGACCTTGTCCCCTTCCTTAAATTTAGCCAAGGGAAGCCTCGGAGGAGTTAGCATTGGCAACAAATTATTTGCCATTGGTGGCGGAAATGGTATTGAGTCCTTGTCGGAGGTTGAAATGCTTGACTTAGATCTTGGGCGATGGATTTTTACAAGGTCAATGCGACAAAGG CGATTTGCTGTTGGTGCAGTGGAGCTCAATGGCATACTTTATGCAACAGGGGGATTTGATGGTAGTGACTATTTGAA ATCTGCTGAAAGATTTGACATCCGAGAGCATTCATGGACTCAAATTGCAAGTATGAATGAAAAGCGAGGATGTCATTCATTGGTGACTTTGAACGAGAAACT TTACGCTCTTGGGGGATTCGATGGACGTTCAATGGTTTCGAGTGTTGAAGTTTATGACCCACGCATGGAATCATGGATCTTTGAGGAACCCATGGAAAGGACGCGAGGATATGCAGCAGCTGGAGTTATCAACGAATCTATATACGTAATTGGAGGTTTATTTGTTGATCACAAAATTCTAGACACG GTTGAGACTTATAAAGAAGGGTACGGATGGCAGGAAAAGACATCGAAGGTTCTAAAGAAAAGGTGTTTCCAATCGGCTATCGTTCTTTGA
- the LOC103486254 gene encoding uncharacterized protein LOC103486254, which produces MEISGGTEGLNRVPLSEVVSDCVKRWFKDTLKEAKAGDINMQVLVGQMYYSGYGVPRDAQKGRIWMTKASRSRSSVWKVSDKHPGYNASDSDSDELTRDS; this is translated from the exons ATGGAGATTAGCGGAGGAACAGAGGGCTTGAATCGCGTTCCTTTATCAGAAGTTGTTTCTGATTGCGTCAAAAGATGGTTTAAGGACACTTTGAAGGAAGCCAAAGCTGGCGATATCAACATGCAGGTCTTGGTGGGTCAAATGTATTATAGCGGTTATGGGGTTCCTCGAGATGCTCAGAAG GGAAGAATTTGGATGACAAAAGCATCAAGAAGTCGATCGTCGGTCTGGAAAGTTAGTGATAAACATCCAG GCTATAATGCTAGTGATTCAGATTCAGATGAATTGACTCGTGATTCTTAA
- the LOC103486253 gene encoding putative pentatricopeptide repeat-containing protein At3g08820 → MTILTNPSSPVFSKALDIKNYLSNGVNFFKQLKHIHARLLRLHLHQDNYLLNMILCCGLDFGSTDYTKLVFSQVKEPNIFLWNTMIRGLVSKDCFDDAIHLYGSMRGGGFLPNNFTFPFVLKACARKLDIRLGLKIHTLLVKAGYDCDVFVKTSLLSLYVKCDNLDDALKVFDDIPDKNVVSWTAIITGYISSGHFREAIGAFRKLLEMGLKPDSFSLVKVLAACARLGDFTSGEWIDRYISDNGMGRNVFVATSLLDMYVKCGNLERANLIFSAMPEKDVVSWSTMIQGYAFNGLPQQALDLFFQMQSENLKPDCYTMVGVLSACATLGALDLGIWASSLMDRHEFLSNPVLGTALIDMYSKCGSVTRAWEIFRTMEKKDRVVWNAMMVGLSMNGHAKAVFSLFSLVEKHGIRPDENTFIGLLCGCTHGGFVNEGRQFFNNMKRVFSLTPSIEHYGCMVDLLGRAGLLNEAHQLINDMPMKPNAVVWGALLGGCKLHKDTHLAEQVLKKLIELEPWNSGNYVLLSNIYSANHRWEEAEKIRLTMKEQQIQKIRACSWIEINGIVHEFLVGDNSHSLSEKIYAKLDELGRELKAVGHVPTTEFVLFDIEEEEKEHFLGYHSEKLAVAFGLIASPPNCVIRVVKNLRVCGDCHDAIKLISKITKREIIIRDTNRFHTFIDGSCSCKDYW, encoded by the coding sequence ATGACCATTCTCACCAATCCATCTTCTCCCGTCTTCTCCAAGGCATTAGACATCAAGAATTACCTCTCCAATGGCGTCAACTTCTTCAAGCAGCTCAAGCATATCCATGCCCGCCTTCTCCGCCTCCACCTCCACCAAGATAACTACCTTCTCAACATGATTCTTTGTTGTGGCTTAGATTTTGGTTCCACCGATTACACTAAACTCGTATTTTCTCAAGTTAAAGAGCCCAACATTTTCCTCTGGAATACCATGATCCGTGGTTTGGTTTCCAAGGATTGTTTCGATGACGCTATCCATCTTTATGGGTCGATGCGTGGAGGGGGATTTTTACCCAACAATTTCACTTTCCCTTTTGTTTTAAAAGCTTGTGCTAGGAAATTGGATATTCGGTTGGGATTGAAGATTCACACCCTCTTGGTGAAAGCAGGTTATGATTGTGATGTGTTTGTGAAGACCAGTTTGCTTTCTCTATATGTTAAGTGTGATAATCTTGACGATGCACTCAAGGTGTTTGATGATATTCCTGACAAAAATGTGGTCTCTTGGACTGCTATAATCACTGGATATATAAGCTCTGGCCACTTTAGAGAAGCTATTGGTGCATTTAGAAAACTACTTGAAATGGGATTAAAGCCCGACAGCTTCTCTCTTGTCAAAGTCCTGGCTGCCTGTGCTAGGCTTGGTGATTTTACAAGTGGCGAGTGGATTGATAGATACATAAGTGATAATGGTATGGGAAGGAATGTTTTTGTGGCTACTTCTTTGTTGGATATGTATGTCAAATGTGGAAACTTGGAGCGAGCAAATCTTATCTTTAGTGCCATGCCAGAGAAAGATGTTGTTTCTTGGAGTACCATGATTCAAGGCTATGCATTCAATGGATTGCCTCAACAAGCACTAgatcttttctttcaaatgcAGTCTGAGAATTTGAAGCCTGATTGTTATACGATGGTGGGCGTTCTGTCTGCTTGTGCAACATTGGGAGCTTTAGATTTAGGCATCTGGGCCAGCAGCCTGATGGATAGACATGAGTTCTTGTCAAATCCCGTCCTCGGTACAGCCTTAATTGACATGTACTCCAAATGTGGTAGTGTCACTCGAGCTTGGGAAATCTTCAGAACGATGGAAAAGAAAGACCGTGTAGTTTGGAATGCCATGATGGTGGGTCTCTCCATGAACGGGCATGCCAAAGCTGTATTTTCGTTGTTCAGTCTTGTGGAGAAACATGGAATTCGGCCTGATGAAAACACCTTTATTGGCCTGCTCTGTGGGTGCACTCATGGCGGTTTTGTCAATGAGGGGCGTCAATTTTTCAATAACATGAAGCGAGTATTCTCATTAACCCCTTCCATCGAGCATTACGGATGTATGGTGGATTTGCTTGGGCGTGCGGGGTTATTAAATGAGGCTCATCAGTTGATAAACGACATGCCAATGAAGCCTAATGCGGTTGTTTGGGGTGCATTGTTGGGTGGATGTAAATTGCACAAAGATACCCACTTGGCTGAGCAAGTACTGAAAAAGCTTATTGAATTAGAGCCATGGAACTCAGGAAACTATGTTCTGTTATCAAATATTTACTCTGCAAATCATCGATGGGAGGAAGCCGAAAAGATACGGTTGACAATGAAGGAACAGCAGATTCAGAAGATCCGTGCCTGCAGTTGGATTGAGATCAATGGAATTGTTCACGAGTTTCTGGTAGGTGACAACTCACATTCGTTATCGGAGAAAATATATGCAAAACTTGATGAATTGGGTAGAGAATTGAAAGCAGTTGGTCATGTACCAACTACAGAGTTTGTTCTTTTCGACAtagaagaggaggagaaggaACATTTCCTTGGTTACCACAGTGAGAAGCTAGCTGTGGCTTTTGGTTTGATAGCCTCTCCTCCGAATTGTGTTATTCGTGTTGTTAAAAACCTTCGTGTATGTGGTGATTGCCACGACGCCATAAAGCTCATTTCTAAGATCACTaaaagagagattatcataAGAGATACCAATCGGTTCCATACATTTATTGACGGTTCTTGTTCTTGTAAAGACTATTGGTGA